The following proteins are co-located in the Haloarcula marismortui ATCC 43049 genome:
- a CDS encoding transcriptional regulator: MREASRTTRQRIADQLRDKAMAAGTIANEFEIQTSDALTHVEHISKSLESTDEQLLVAPPECEECGFTDFDDLTNRPSRCPECKCEAVSEPAYRIS, translated from the coding sequence ATGCGCGAGGCAAGTCGGACGACGCGCCAGCGCATCGCTGACCAACTACGCGACAAAGCGATGGCCGCCGGGACAATCGCAAACGAGTTCGAAATACAGACCAGCGACGCGCTCACACACGTAGAGCATATCTCGAAATCTCTGGAATCAACCGACGAACAGCTCCTTGTTGCCCCACCCGAGTGCGAGGAGTGCGGCTTCACGGACTTCGACGACCTGACGAACCGACCGAGCCGGTGCCCGGAGTGTAAATGCGAGGCCGTCTCGGAGCCGGCGTACCGAATCAGCTGA
- a CDS encoding 2-oxoacid:acceptor oxidoreductase subunit alpha: protein MPEDLNWAIGGEAGDGIDSTGKIFAQALSRAGRHVFTSKDFASRIRGGYTAYKVRTSVDRVESVVDRLDILIALTERTIHENEDELHEDSVIIYDGERSTMQDVEVPGDATALEVPLKRLAEDAGGAIMLNVVALGAACEVTGFPIENLDESLEKRFGDKGEAIVENNKEAARKGQHYVQEEYGEFDYDMETTDEDYVLLNGDEAIGMGAIAAGCRFYSGYPITPATDVMEYMTGRVDQFGGKVVQAEDELSAINMALGAARAGARAMTATSGPGIDLMTETFGLVATSETPLVICDVMRSGPSTGMPTKQEQGDLNMTLYGGHGEIPRFVVAPTTVSECFWKTVEAFNLAEKYQTPVFLVSDLAMAVTEQTFSPETFDMDEVEIDRGKVVDENEIDAWLDEKGRFQAHFAAADGVSPRAFPGTTDGAHMTTGLEHDELGRRTEDTDVRIEQVDKRQRKVETAREQEDFDYREFGDSDADTLVISWGSNEGALREGLTLLEEDGYDVRFLSVPYIFPRPDLSEEIEAAEDVIVVECNATGQFADVIEHDVLERVQRINKYNGVRFKADELATEIKQTLDTPPEATQ from the coding sequence ATGCCAGAGGACCTGAACTGGGCCATCGGCGGCGAAGCCGGCGATGGAATCGACTCCACCGGGAAGATTTTCGCGCAGGCACTCTCCCGGGCTGGTCGACACGTCTTCACCTCAAAGGACTTCGCCTCCCGCATCCGTGGCGGGTACACTGCCTACAAGGTACGGACGTCAGTCGACCGCGTCGAGAGTGTCGTTGACCGCCTAGACATCCTGATTGCACTCACAGAGCGCACCATCCACGAGAACGAGGACGAACTCCACGAGGATTCCGTCATCATCTACGACGGTGAGCGCTCGACGATGCAGGACGTGGAAGTCCCCGGCGACGCGACGGCACTCGAAGTACCGCTGAAACGACTCGCGGAAGACGCGGGTGGGGCCATCATGCTCAACGTCGTCGCCCTCGGCGCGGCGTGTGAAGTCACTGGCTTCCCCATCGAGAACCTCGACGAAAGCCTCGAAAAGCGCTTCGGCGACAAGGGCGAGGCCATCGTCGAGAACAACAAGGAAGCCGCCCGGAAGGGACAGCACTACGTCCAGGAGGAGTACGGCGAGTTCGACTACGACATGGAGACGACCGACGAGGACTACGTGCTTCTCAACGGCGACGAGGCCATCGGCATGGGTGCCATCGCCGCCGGCTGTCGCTTCTACTCCGGCTACCCAATCACGCCAGCGACGGACGTGATGGAATACATGACCGGCCGTGTCGACCAGTTCGGTGGCAAAGTCGTTCAGGCCGAAGACGAACTCTCCGCGATCAACATGGCGCTTGGCGCGGCACGTGCCGGTGCCCGAGCCATGACCGCCACGTCCGGTCCGGGTATCGACCTGATGACCGAGACGTTCGGGCTGGTCGCCACCAGCGAGACGCCGCTGGTCATCTGTGACGTGATGCGTTCCGGTCCGTCGACCGGGATGCCGACCAAGCAGGAGCAGGGCGACCTCAACATGACACTGTACGGCGGCCACGGCGAAATTCCGCGGTTCGTCGTCGCTCCGACGACTGTCTCGGAGTGCTTCTGGAAGACCGTCGAGGCGTTCAACCTCGCCGAAAAATACCAGACGCCGGTCTTCCTCGTCTCGGACCTCGCAATGGCCGTGACGGAACAGACCTTCTCCCCCGAGACCTTCGACATGGACGAAGTCGAAATCGACCGCGGGAAGGTCGTCGACGAGAACGAGATCGACGCCTGGCTGGACGAGAAGGGGCGCTTCCAGGCCCACTTCGCGGCCGCAGACGGGGTCTCGCCGCGTGCGTTCCCCGGCACGACCGACGGCGCGCACATGACGACCGGCCTCGAACACGACGAACTCGGCCGGCGGACCGAAGACACGGACGTGCGTATCGAGCAGGTCGACAAGCGCCAGCGGAAAGTCGAGACCGCCCGCGAGCAGGAGGACTTCGACTACCGCGAGTTCGGCGACTCCGACGCCGATACGCTCGTCATCTCCTGGGGCTCCAACGAAGGAGCCCTGCGCGAGGGGCTGACGCTGCTGGAGGAAGACGGCTACGACGTGCGGTTCCTCTCGGTGCCGTACATCTTCCCGCGGCCGGACCTCTCCGAAGAGATCGAAGCCGCAGAGGACGTTATTGTCGTCGAGTGTAACGCCACTGGCCAGTTTGCGGATGTCATTGAGCACGACGTCCTCGAACGGGTACAGCGCATCAACAAGTACAACGGCGTGCGGTTCAAAGCAGACGAACTGGCAACCGAGATCAAGCAAACGCTTGACACACCCCCGGAGGCAACACAATGA
- the pabB gene encoding aminodeoxychorismate synthase, component I yields MQSVETDRTTFTDLAADAHPAARVPVEVRVDVDDPFLAYRRARDETGGVYLATTGGQSGWGYFGTAPADFREVDPRAGGTLAALTEFLDGERLVRGDCDVPYPCGAVGWLSYDVARELESLPDSADADRALPNLQVARYDRFAAWEEPRGESVTLRVTACPRVDDFETPELAYEFGKQHALDLARAAAQGDPSVEDPPVETDEATFESDCTRESFADRVQTVKQYIRDGDTFQANVSQRLRAPAAVHPVEAFDALRTVNPAPYSALLEFPGVDLVSASPELLLHRDGDRIETEPIAGTRPRGETPDADDRLETDLLDDEKERAEHAMLVDLERNDLGKVSKFGSVEVSDYRRVDRYSEVMHLVSVVEGRLRDGASLQDAIAAVFPGGTITGAPKPRTMEIIDEVEATRRGPYTGSIGLFGFDGRATLNIVIRTLVRYAEEYHLRVGAGVVHDSDPDREYQETLDKGRALVNAVDEALGRRVDLAMEDQQ; encoded by the coding sequence ATGCAATCGGTCGAAACCGACCGGACCACGTTCACCGACCTTGCGGCCGACGCGCATCCAGCGGCGCGCGTCCCTGTCGAGGTTCGAGTGGACGTCGATGACCCGTTTCTCGCCTATCGCCGGGCGCGCGACGAAACTGGCGGCGTGTATCTGGCGACGACCGGCGGCCAGTCGGGGTGGGGTTACTTCGGGACCGCTCCGGCGGACTTCCGCGAGGTCGACCCCCGAGCTGGCGGGACCCTCGCCGCACTGACTGAGTTTCTCGACGGCGAGCGGCTGGTCCGTGGTGACTGCGACGTACCGTATCCCTGCGGAGCCGTTGGATGGCTCTCCTACGACGTGGCGCGGGAACTGGAGTCACTGCCCGACAGCGCCGATGCCGACCGCGCGCTCCCAAACCTGCAGGTGGCCCGCTACGACCGCTTCGCCGCTTGGGAGGAACCCCGCGGTGAGTCGGTGACGCTGCGTGTGACAGCCTGCCCGCGGGTCGACGACTTTGAGACGCCCGAACTGGCCTACGAGTTCGGCAAGCAGCACGCGCTGGACTTGGCGCGGGCAGCGGCACAGGGCGACCCCAGTGTCGAGGATCCGCCGGTCGAGACCGATGAAGCAACCTTCGAGAGTGACTGCACGCGCGAGTCATTTGCTGACCGAGTCCAAACGGTCAAGCAGTACATCCGCGACGGCGACACGTTTCAGGCGAACGTCTCACAGCGTCTCCGCGCACCCGCCGCAGTCCATCCCGTCGAGGCTTTCGACGCGCTTCGAACTGTGAACCCCGCACCGTACTCTGCCCTGCTTGAGTTCCCTGGCGTTGACCTCGTCAGCGCCAGCCCGGAACTCCTCTTGCACCGCGATGGCGACCGTATCGAGACCGAACCCATCGCTGGCACCCGCCCGCGGGGCGAGACGCCCGACGCTGACGACCGACTGGAAACGGACCTGCTCGACGACGAGAAGGAGCGCGCCGAACACGCGATGCTCGTCGACCTGGAGCGCAACGACCTGGGGAAAGTGAGCAAATTCGGGAGCGTGGAAGTGTCTGACTACCGCCGCGTCGACCGCTACTCCGAGGTAATGCACCTCGTCTCGGTCGTCGAGGGCCGACTCCGTGACGGCGCGTCTCTGCAGGACGCCATCGCTGCGGTGTTCCCGGGCGGCACCATTACCGGCGCGCCGAAACCCCGGACGATGGAGATTATCGACGAGGTCGAGGCCACGCGACGAGGACCGTACACCGGCTCCATCGGCCTGTTCGGCTTCGATGGCCGGGCGACGCTGAACATCGTCATCAGAACGCTGGTCCGGTACGCCGAGGAGTACCACCTCCGCGTCGGTGCCGGGGTGGTTCACGATTCGGACCCGGACCGCGAGTATCAGGAGACGCTGGACAAGGGCCGCGCGCTCGTTAACGCCGTCGACGAGGCGCTGGGCCGGCGTGTCGACCTTGCCATGGAGGACCAGCAATGA
- a CDS encoding cryptochrome/photolyase family protein produces the protein MHVFWHQRDLRIPDNRGLTAAAADDEVLPVYVLDTDLLANIGKRQKAFLLAGVRALKQAYRDHGGELLVKKGTAVDVLSNVVDEYDADRVYYNEHYRPARRNRQRRVDEALPTKSLTDLVLVDPAGLDSQYENHSRFYDDWQAHHKLPPVGSPDSGSLVDVSDPTTAPTIETEMDLPTPGYEGARQRYDDFLTGGIETYNDTRDDMQAAVERPTSAVSRMSPYLAAGMIGIREMWRDASDRHTEATGDAQRNIQKYRYELSWREQSYHLLYYNPTLLSENYKTFPNRIEWENDEDNFEAWKHGETGYPFIDAGMRQLEQEGYIHNRPRQNVASFLTKHLLVDWREGARHFRKRLVDHDPANNAASWQWTASTGTDSVDVRIFDPVAQMSKYDSGADYVTEYVPELRGVPSTKIVDWPTLSDGEREELAPDYYHPIVDRNAAYERAQRVFETALGKR, from the coding sequence ATGCACGTTTTCTGGCATCAGCGGGACCTCCGAATACCGGACAATCGAGGGTTGACTGCCGCCGCCGCGGACGACGAAGTACTGCCGGTGTACGTTCTCGACACGGACCTGCTGGCAAACATCGGGAAGCGGCAAAAAGCGTTTCTGCTGGCTGGTGTCCGGGCGCTGAAACAGGCGTATCGGGACCACGGCGGGGAGTTACTCGTCAAGAAGGGGACCGCCGTTGATGTGCTTTCGAATGTTGTCGATGAGTACGATGCCGACCGGGTGTACTACAACGAGCATTACCGGCCCGCGCGGCGGAACCGCCAGCGGCGAGTCGACGAAGCGCTCCCGACGAAATCGCTGACCGACCTCGTGCTCGTCGACCCGGCGGGGCTCGATAGCCAGTACGAGAACCACAGTCGCTTTTACGACGACTGGCAGGCCCACCACAAGCTGCCGCCGGTCGGCAGTCCGGACTCGGGCTCACTCGTCGACGTGTCGGACCCGACGACAGCGCCGACCATTGAGACGGAGATGGACCTGCCGACGCCCGGCTACGAGGGCGCACGGCAGCGGTACGACGACTTCCTCACCGGCGGCATCGAGACGTACAACGATACCCGAGATGATATGCAGGCCGCCGTCGAGCGGCCGACCAGCGCTGTCTCGCGTATGTCGCCGTACCTCGCAGCGGGGATGATCGGCATCCGCGAGATGTGGCGCGATGCCTCTGACCGACATACAGAAGCCACCGGCGACGCCCAGCGGAACATCCAGAAGTACCGCTACGAACTCTCGTGGCGCGAACAGAGCTACCACCTGCTGTACTACAACCCAACGCTGCTGTCGGAGAACTACAAGACGTTCCCGAACCGTATCGAGTGGGAAAACGACGAGGACAACTTCGAGGCTTGGAAGCACGGCGAGACGGGGTATCCATTCATCGACGCCGGGATGCGCCAGCTCGAACAGGAGGGGTACATCCACAACCGGCCGCGCCAGAACGTCGCGTCCTTCCTCACAAAGCATCTCCTCGTCGACTGGCGCGAGGGGGCGCGACACTTCCGGAAGCGACTGGTCGACCACGACCCGGCTAACAACGCCGCCAGCTGGCAGTGGACGGCCTCGACCGGGACCGACTCCGTGGACGTGCGAATCTTCGACCCGGTCGCACAGATGAGCAAGTACGACAGTGGGGCGGACTACGTCACCGAGTACGTTCCGGAACTTCGTGGCGTTCCGTCGACCAAGATCGTCGACTGGCCGACGCTCTCGGACGGCGAACGCGAGGAACTGGCCCCGGACTACTACCACCCAATCGTTGACCGGAACGCCGCCTACGAGCGCGCACAGCGCGTGTTCGAGACAGCGCTGGGGAAGCGGTAG
- a CDS encoding universal stress protein: MFDSILVPTDGSPGSERAFEAAATLARTHDATVHVLSVVDEHGPTDDWDYDGDSPAEAFIESQADHVDTEGLSITAAVREGVVHDAVLDYANETGIDLIIMGTHGRTGVRRFLLGSVTEKVVRLADVPVLSVKADAEPGTISFDDILLPTDGSSGAEAAIEPTGTLASETDATVHLVSVVDTRSLGIDVGSTVIVDELESVATDAVEDGSDQLTKMGVKAVETAITHGIPYQAILDAIEDTDADLVVIGTHGRTGVDRYLLGSVAEKLVRTSPVPVMTVRASDVGEES, from the coding sequence ATGTTCGATAGTATCCTTGTGCCGACAGACGGAAGTCCCGGTTCCGAGCGTGCGTTCGAGGCTGCCGCGACGCTTGCACGCACTCACGACGCCACCGTCCACGTCCTCTCGGTCGTTGACGAGCACGGACCCACGGACGACTGGGACTACGACGGCGACTCTCCGGCGGAAGCCTTCATCGAGTCCCAGGCCGACCACGTCGACACCGAGGGCCTGTCCATCACCGCCGCCGTTCGCGAGGGAGTCGTCCATGACGCGGTCCTCGACTACGCCAACGAGACCGGTATCGACCTCATCATTATGGGAACGCACGGGCGAACCGGCGTCCGGCGGTTCCTCCTCGGGAGCGTCACCGAGAAAGTCGTCCGCCTCGCCGACGTGCCCGTCCTTTCTGTCAAAGCCGACGCGGAGCCGGGAACCATCTCATTCGACGACATTCTGCTCCCGACTGATGGCAGTAGCGGCGCGGAGGCAGCTATCGAGCCGACGGGCACACTCGCAAGCGAAACCGACGCGACAGTCCATCTCGTTTCGGTGGTGGACACGCGGTCGCTCGGTATCGATGTGGGGTCCACCGTCATCGTTGACGAACTGGAGTCGGTCGCGACGGATGCCGTCGAGGATGGCTCCGATCAACTCACTAAGATGGGAGTCAAAGCCGTTGAGACAGCAATCACTCACGGTATCCCGTATCAGGCCATCCTCGACGCCATTGAGGACACTGATGCCGACCTCGTCGTCATCGGGACCCATGGTCGCACGGGTGTCGACCGCTACCTGCTGGGCAGCGTTGCCGAAAAACTGGTCCGAACCTCGCCGGTTCCGGTGATGACCGTTCGAGCGTCGGACGTCGGCGAGGAAAGCTAA
- a CDS encoding class I SAM-dependent methyltransferase has protein sequence MGGTLDYDEAEARQEEAIYRTPAAAARRERVRGLLAPEPGDTVLSIGCGPGFEPAEIGWAVGNEGHVHGIDRSQAMLELARERCASLPQVTVSQGDAGDLPVADESVDAAVAVQVFEYLETVSSAVAELARVLRPGGSAVVCDADFASLVWRSPNPERMARVLRAFDDHCPQPRLGSRLAPVLREAGLTVDRVEPNTIVNTRLEEETFAYHLMQFIEDYAADHGAIGRMAAQAWANDLREQEVAGETFFSFTQYCYFVRKPVSR, from the coding sequence ATGGGTGGCACGCTTGACTACGACGAAGCGGAAGCCCGGCAGGAGGAAGCGATATACAGAACACCGGCCGCAGCGGCGCGTCGGGAGCGAGTCCGGGGCCTGCTCGCACCCGAACCAGGCGACACCGTTCTTTCTATTGGCTGTGGGCCGGGCTTCGAGCCGGCGGAGATTGGCTGGGCGGTCGGCAACGAGGGACACGTTCACGGTATCGACCGGAGCCAGGCGATGCTTGAACTCGCCCGAGAACGCTGTGCCTCGCTCCCGCAGGTGACCGTGTCACAGGGAGACGCCGGTGACCTTCCAGTGGCCGACGAATCGGTCGATGCGGCCGTTGCGGTGCAGGTGTTCGAGTACCTCGAAACAGTTTCTTCGGCGGTTGCAGAACTGGCCCGAGTCCTGCGGCCCGGCGGGTCCGCTGTCGTCTGTGACGCTGATTTCGCGTCGCTTGTCTGGCGCAGTCCCAATCCAGAGCGAATGGCCCGCGTCCTCAGGGCGTTCGACGACCACTGCCCGCAGCCACGGCTCGGCTCCCGTCTGGCCCCTGTTCTCCGTGAGGCTGGGCTGACGGTCGACCGGGTCGAACCGAACACTATTGTCAACACCCGACTCGAAGAAGAGACGTTCGCGTATCATCTCATGCAGTTCATTGAGGACTATGCGGCCGACCATGGAGCTATCGGGCGGATGGCGGCACAGGCCTGGGCGAACGACCTCCGGGAGCAGGAGGTCGCCGGGGAGACGTTTTTCAGTTTCACACAGTACTGCTATTTCGTTCGCAAACCTGTGTCGCGGTAG
- a CDS encoding TOBE domain-containing protein, with amino-acid sequence MALSARNNLSGTIRSVTTDEVMAEIVIELDGGETVTSTITRGSADRLDLAEGDEVSAVIKASEVMVDKD; translated from the coding sequence ATGGCACTCAGTGCCCGGAACAATCTCAGCGGGACGATTCGCTCGGTGACGACGGACGAAGTGATGGCGGAGATCGTCATCGAACTGGACGGCGGCGAGACGGTCACGTCGACGATCACACGCGGGTCCGCCGACCGACTCGACCTTGCCGAAGGCGACGAGGTGTCGGCGGTAATCAAGGCCAGTGAAGTGATGGTCGACAAGGACTGA
- a CDS encoding Rieske (2Fe-2S) protein produces the protein MDEDSRIVALDEVPDDGTFLFTVRDGFDTKEAIIVELSDAVVAFENYCPHWTDVRLDKGSGATVRNGELVCEKHGATFESESGLCNYGPCEGAVLEEVAITTEDGDVYLTDERYEFENQGPSGNHDLSSRGRIGFSGN, from the coding sequence ATGGACGAGGACAGCCGTATCGTTGCGCTGGATGAAGTGCCCGACGATGGAACCTTTCTGTTCACTGTTCGTGACGGGTTCGACACAAAAGAAGCGATTATCGTTGAGTTGTCCGACGCCGTCGTCGCGTTCGAGAACTACTGTCCACACTGGACAGATGTCCGGCTTGACAAAGGCAGTGGGGCGACGGTTCGTAACGGGGAACTGGTGTGTGAGAAACACGGGGCGACGTTCGAATCCGAGTCGGGGCTGTGTAACTACGGTCCCTGCGAGGGGGCAGTGCTGGAGGAAGTCGCGATCACTACTGAGGACGGTGATGTCTACCTGACCGACGAGCGCTACGAGTTCGAAAATCAGGGACCCTCCGGCAATCATGACCTTTCCTCACGCGGTCGCATCGGCTTCTCCGGGAACTGA
- a CDS encoding FAD-dependent oxidoreductase, with product MDEQVLDVVAVRDVGPDTVAIDFETPEAFDAQPGQFVKLTLGVDGEDISRFYTISSPTVDEAFEITVGIDPDGELAPQLGALEAGDGVRIAGPFGSDYYEGESRAVVLAGGPGVGPAVGIAERALDDGNEAAVVYQDDAPVHEDRLDALAEAGALVSVIDSEESLAEPVADAIEDGGQVFIYGFADFLDAATEALEAAGVSTDDAKVENFG from the coding sequence ATGGATGAACAAGTCCTCGACGTGGTTGCCGTCCGAGATGTCGGACCGGACACCGTGGCGATCGACTTCGAGACACCGGAGGCCTTCGACGCACAGCCGGGGCAGTTCGTCAAGCTGACGCTGGGCGTCGACGGGGAAGACATCTCACGGTTCTACACAATCTCCTCGCCGACAGTCGACGAGGCGTTCGAGATTACCGTCGGCATCGACCCCGACGGCGAGCTAGCCCCCCAACTCGGCGCGCTTGAAGCGGGCGACGGTGTCCGCATCGCCGGGCCGTTCGGGTCGGATTACTACGAAGGCGAGAGTCGCGCTGTCGTCCTCGCCGGTGGGCCCGGCGTCGGTCCAGCCGTGGGTATCGCCGAGCGCGCACTGGACGACGGCAACGAGGCCGCAGTCGTGTATCAGGACGATGCGCCGGTCCACGAGGACCGACTGGACGCGCTCGCCGAGGCCGGGGCGCTCGTCTCGGTCATCGACAGCGAGGAATCCCTGGCTGAGCCAGTCGCCGACGCTATCGAAGACGGCGGCCAGGTGTTCATTTACGGCTTCGCGGACTTCCTCGACGCCGCCACGGAAGCGCTCGAAGCTGCCGGCGTCAGCACTGACGACGCGAAAGTCGAGAACTTCGGATAG
- a CDS encoding 2-oxoacid:ferredoxin oxidoreductase subunit beta, which translates to MSSDVRFTDFKSDKQPTWCPGCGDFGTMNGMMKALAETGNDPDNTFIVAGIGCSGKIGTYMHSYALHGVHGRALPVGIGVKMANPDLEVMVSGGDGDGYSIGAGHFIHAVRRNVDMSYVVMDNRIYGLTKGQASPTSREDFETSTSPDGPNQPPVNPKALALASGATFIAQSFSSNAQRHAEIVQKAVEHDGFGFVNVYSPCVTFNDVDTYDYFRDAIVDLDETDHDPADRDQAKDKILESEKEYMGVLYQDEDSVPFEEREGVEGSMAEIPDGAPEGAMDLVREFY; encoded by the coding sequence ATGAGTTCCGACGTTCGCTTCACAGACTTCAAATCCGACAAGCAACCGACCTGGTGTCCCGGCTGCGGTGACTTCGGGACGATGAACGGCATGATGAAGGCACTGGCAGAGACGGGCAACGACCCCGACAACACCTTCATCGTCGCCGGTATCGGCTGTTCCGGTAAGATCGGGACGTACATGCACAGCTACGCGCTCCACGGCGTCCACGGCCGCGCGCTGCCGGTGGGCATCGGCGTGAAGATGGCCAACCCGGACCTCGAAGTGATGGTCTCGGGCGGTGACGGTGACGGGTACTCCATCGGTGCCGGCCACTTCATCCACGCGGTGCGGCGCAACGTCGACATGAGCTACGTCGTGATGGACAACCGGATTTACGGGCTGACCAAGGGGCAGGCCTCGCCGACCTCGCGTGAGGACTTCGAGACCTCGACCTCACCTGACGGGCCGAACCAGCCGCCGGTCAATCCGAAGGCGCTGGCGCTGGCTTCCGGTGCGACGTTCATCGCGCAGTCGTTCTCCTCGAACGCACAGCGACACGCCGAGATTGTCCAGAAGGCCGTCGAACACGACGGCTTCGGCTTCGTGAACGTCTACTCACCGTGTGTGACGTTCAACGACGTGGACACCTACGACTACTTCCGCGACGCCATCGTGGACCTCGACGAGACCGACCACGACCCGGCGGACCGCGACCAGGCCAAGGACAAGATCCTCGAAAGCGAGAAGGAGTACATGGGCGTCCTGTATCAGGATGAAGACTCCGTTCCCTTCGAGGAACGCGAGGGCGTCGAGGGCTCGATGGCTGAGATTCCGGACGGCGCGCCTGAGGGCGCGATGGATCTCGTCCGCGAGTTCTACTAA
- a CDS encoding anthranilate synthase component II has product MSGHRGGDDSGNNTAGGPATDSLAPTVLVIDNYDSFAYNLVQYVGEVVLRLGGTEDDVVVRRNDAIAVEGIREMDPDGIVVSPGPGTPEDAGVSMPIFEELEYPTLGVCLGHQALCAANGAPVGHAEAVVHGKSSSVTHDGTGVFEDISDPFEVGRYHSLAVDRENLPDVLTETAYTVSDDAEAAAVPESADAATADGTDESQVVMGVRHSDRPHIGVQFHPESILTDHGKTMIENFCLLCNTT; this is encoded by the coding sequence ATGAGCGGCCACCGTGGCGGCGACGATAGCGGCAACAACACTGCGGGCGGCCCGGCGACGGACTCGCTGGCTCCGACCGTACTGGTCATCGACAACTACGATTCCTTCGCGTACAATCTTGTCCAGTACGTCGGCGAGGTGGTTCTCCGACTGGGCGGGACCGAGGACGATGTGGTCGTTCGGCGCAACGACGCCATTGCTGTCGAAGGTATCCGGGAGATGGACCCCGATGGCATCGTCGTCTCGCCGGGGCCAGGGACGCCCGAGGATGCCGGCGTCTCGATGCCGATATTCGAGGAATTGGAATACCCGACGCTAGGGGTTTGTCTCGGCCACCAGGCACTGTGTGCGGCCAACGGCGCGCCAGTCGGCCACGCCGAGGCGGTTGTCCACGGCAAGTCTTCGTCGGTTACCCACGACGGCACAGGTGTGTTCGAAGACATCTCGGACCCGTTCGAGGTCGGGCGCTACCACTCGCTGGCGGTCGACCGCGAGAACCTCCCCGACGTACTGACCGAGACGGCATACACTGTCAGCGACGACGCTGAGGCCGCTGCGGTACCGGAGTCAGCCGACGCTGCCACCGCCGACGGCACGGACGAGTCGCAGGTCGTCATGGGCGTCCGCCACAGCGACCGCCCGCATATCGGCGTGCAGTTCCACCCCGAGAGCATCCTGACAGACCACGGCAAGACCATGATCGAGAACTTCTGCCTACTATGCAATACCACGTAA
- a CDS encoding aminotransferase class IV, which yields MQYHVNGTLVPEDEATVSVRDRGFMYGDAAFETLRAYGGEPFRWDAHRERLQRTAETLGFADAVPEDLGERVDETLAANDLEEAYVRLSVTRGVQPGKLTPGADVDPTVVVICKELPRGGLDGERVWDEPASAQTVRTRRIPSEAVPADAKTHNYLNGILGRLELRKAAAGGEPADECLIRDTDGNLAEGATSNLFFVTDNGLRTPSTDLDLLPGVTRDVVMDIARGEDFPVETGHYSLDALRDADEAFLTNSTWEIRPIATVDGISVGSGPMTKLLQRLFDERIEERHY from the coding sequence ATGCAATACCACGTAAACGGGACGCTCGTCCCCGAGGACGAGGCAACGGTGTCGGTGCGCGACCGCGGGTTCATGTACGGCGACGCGGCGTTCGAAACGCTCCGGGCCTACGGCGGCGAGCCGTTCCGGTGGGACGCCCACCGCGAGCGCCTGCAGCGGACGGCCGAGACGCTGGGCTTCGCTGACGCCGTGCCCGAGGACCTCGGGGAGCGCGTCGACGAGACGCTCGCGGCTAACGACCTCGAGGAGGCGTACGTCCGGCTGTCTGTCACGCGGGGCGTCCAGCCCGGGAAGCTCACGCCGGGGGCCGACGTCGACCCGACGGTCGTCGTCATCTGCAAGGAACTCCCGCGGGGCGGGCTCGACGGCGAGCGCGTCTGGGACGAACCGGCGTCGGCTCAGACGGTCCGGACCCGGCGGATTCCCAGCGAGGCCGTTCCAGCGGACGCGAAGACCCACAACTACCTCAACGGGATTCTCGGCCGGCTCGAACTCCGAAAGGCCGCCGCTGGCGGCGAACCAGCCGACGAGTGTCTCATCCGGGACACGGACGGGAATCTGGCCGAAGGGGCGACGAGCAACCTCTTTTTCGTCACGGACAACGGCCTCCGGACGCCGAGTACGGACCTCGACCTGCTGCCGGGGGTTACCCGCGACGTGGTAATGGACATCGCTCGCGGCGAGGATTTCCCTGTCGAGACCGGTCACTATTCGCTCGATGCCCTGCGTGACGCCGACGAGGCGTTTCTCACCAACTCGACGTGGGAGATCCGCCCCATTGCGACCGTCGACGGCATCTCCGTCGGGAGCGGGCCGATGACGAAGCTCCTGCAGCGACTGTTCGACGAGCGTATCGAGGAGCGCCATTACTGA